The Candidatus Saccharibacteria bacterium RAAC3_TM7_1 nucleotide sequence TGACTTGAGTTTTTCATCACGCGGCAATTTAAACGGAATTCGTCTGACCATACTACTCTAGTATAGTGGTTACGCTTGCCGGCGGCAATCGGTTCTCTTAACCTATCAAAGAATGGGTGACGTGCTCGGCATAATACACGAAAATGATACCAAATATGAGAATCGCTGTCTGACGCGCAGCCACCGTACGCTGGCGTTCGGCATGGATCGTCGGGATAACATCACTGGCGGCAATATAGATAAAGAAGCCGGCAGTGACGGCCAAGATGAGATTCTCCGGGATATGAATCGTCCCGCCAAAGCCGTAGATCGCTACTGCGCCGATAACGGTAGCGAAGGCACTGATGATATTGACCAGGAGTACTTTTCGTTTGGCCATACCTTTGGAGAGCATGAGGCTAAAGTCACCGATCTCCTGTGGAATTTCATGCGCCGCGATAGCAATTGTCGTAATGATACCGGCAGCCGGGTCTACCAAGAATGCCGCTCCGATCGCCAATCCATCGATAAAATTATGCACTGTATCTCCGATAATAATCAGGCTGGATGTACGCCGATGCACACCAGAAGCAACTGGCTCATCGTGATGGTGATGAAACCAACTGAGACTTCGCTCCAACACGAAAAACCCTACCAAGCCAATTAGGGTGGCAGTGAGCGTTGTCTCAGCACTGCCCTGCTCAACCGCCTCAGGTAGTAGGTCAAGAAAAGCCGCGGCGAGCAGTGCTCCGGCCGCAAACGGTACAGCCAAGCGCTGTAGTTTATCTGCTGTCTTGCCGCCATAGATTAAATAGAGGCCACCCGTCAACGAGACCAGACTGCCTGCCGTGGCGGCAATAAATAAGAGAAGCCATGTGTTCATTGGTATAATTATATCATAAGGAAAGTACCTATAC carries:
- a CDS encoding Metal cation transporter, ZIP family (RAAC3_TM7_1_930) codes for the protein MNTWLLLFIAATAGSLVSLTGGLYLIYGGKTADKLQRLAVPFAAGALLAAAFLDLLPEAVEQGSAETTLTATLIGLVGFFVLERSLSWFHHHHDEPVASGVHRRTSSLIIIGDTVHNFIDGLAIGAAFLVDPAAGIITTIAIAAHEIPQEIGDFSLMLSKGMAKRKVLLVNIISAFATVIGAVAIYGFGGTIHIPENLILAVTAGFFIYIAASDVIPTIHAERQRTVAARQTAILIFGIIFVYYAEHVTHSLIG